A genomic region of Porticoccaceae bacterium LTM1 contains the following coding sequences:
- the ampE gene encoding regulatory signaling modulator protein AmpE, with translation MEFLVIIVALWLHHMLPDLGWIQQDGWYRKWIDYIKGENRQLIRFFTMLALPVVVLLLILATVDYFGNGLLKFAIELLGMLYVIGRGDLVSRFDKLEGDFARNDFQAAYHDAEELHLNNRVTSAQTNAEFQRDLLETLSYRFFEHAFPVVFWFALLGLPGALLYRLTQLYTETSGLEESQLDRGERWLWLLEWLPARLLGLTFALVGNFASCFQRWRECFFCGVRTTPNVLAHYVEGALTIDLQADVSSAGVTDLEMVKQLFYRALTLWVCVIALLLVF, from the coding sequence ATGGAATTTTTAGTGATCATCGTAGCGTTGTGGCTTCACCACATGTTGCCGGATCTTGGCTGGATACAGCAGGATGGCTGGTATCGTAAATGGATCGATTATATAAAAGGCGAAAACCGGCAATTAATCCGCTTTTTTACAATGCTGGCGCTTCCGGTAGTAGTGCTGTTGTTAATTCTGGCCACAGTGGATTACTTTGGAAATGGACTGTTGAAGTTTGCTATTGAACTACTCGGCATGCTTTATGTGATTGGCCGTGGCGACCTTGTATCTCGCTTCGATAAGCTTGAGGGCGATTTTGCCCGCAATGATTTTCAGGCTGCATACCATGATGCCGAGGAACTGCATCTTAACAACCGCGTTACAAGTGCCCAGACTAATGCAGAGTTTCAGCGCGATCTTCTGGAAACGCTCTCATACCGATTCTTTGAACACGCCTTCCCGGTGGTTTTCTGGTTTGCCCTGCTGGGACTTCCCGGCGCATTACTGTATCGATTGACCCAGTTATACACTGAAACATCAGGCCTGGAAGAGTCGCAACTTGATCGCGGTGAGCGTTGGTTGTGGTTGCTTGAGTGGTTGCCTGCTCGTTTGCTGGGACTTACATTTGCTCTGGTTGGCAACTTTGCCAGCTGTTTCCAGCGTTGGCGTGAATGCTTTTTCTGTGGTGTTCGCACAACGCCAAATGTCTTGGCTCACTATGTGGAAGGAGCGTTGACTATCGACCTGCAGGCGGATGTATCCTCTGCCGGTGTAACAGATCTGGAAATGGTCAAGCAGCTGTTTTATCGAGCTCTTACACTCTGGGTATGTGTGATAGCCCTGTTGCTTGTTTTTTAG
- a CDS encoding DUF1631 family protein, with product MRMLRDRAERHFAARLKVVLDQVDDTFFDLADSADNHRQQTHYFDAMRLIRVERKAIERAFVGAVSNAFDRLIDPDLEELKPIAAKSGSNGFELVADDELEEIIALDTMVSKSEELCQQQLQQICRRLDTMAAYKVTSKTNPLGPDVVCDAFFKSVEGLDIGIRSKLVLMKLFDRHVVSTLSELLRQSNQLLEELGISPASEARKPAPPKRPAPQRPVGEGAFREEFGYEAGNSPGFGESDAQKSNYGRLVAQLNSVLARQKGGSLPAEGDVVSGRAYDLEDVLEAVTSIQLESIVQADGDQEPSLVEAITQQLYATRGEASLSPRDQGVIHLVDNMFKRVRIDHGLASSIEPEMRGLEMAIMKVALKDPTFFDKERHPARRLINEVAQASIGFDPQEKLEKDPLYQKIHDVLQQLQSAAGDDTTLTRLLTDFIAFVDKERRRSASKERRLMEEEAARARLNFSHLAVKRELESRLLGLELPKITLTFVEQAWGNVLFLSHLRDGPSSDSWRASLHILDEVIDLSVLGHEAFSLRQAMQLLESVRGKLDEVALDPYQAEHLVRGMEQLLQAGVAGSINKLERQRVDTVSPSIPGEVDAEQDDVADQDVDEAHLHDIESIERGTWVQFKTPEQGSRRARFAGLVGPGERLLFVNRTGDKVAEGSRQRMAVELKNQNLILLDNSPMFDRALAGIVKDIRDGKNPANPS from the coding sequence ATGCGTATGTTACGTGATCGTGCAGAAAGGCACTTCGCAGCCCGCTTGAAAGTAGTTCTTGATCAAGTGGATGACACCTTCTTTGATCTGGCCGACAGCGCCGATAACCATCGCCAGCAAACCCATTATTTCGATGCCATGCGCCTCATTCGAGTAGAGCGCAAAGCTATTGAGCGTGCTTTTGTTGGAGCAGTCAGCAACGCCTTTGATCGACTGATTGATCCTGACCTCGAAGAGCTCAAGCCGATAGCCGCAAAAAGTGGCAGCAATGGTTTTGAGCTGGTTGCTGACGACGAGCTGGAAGAAATTATTGCGCTGGATACCATGGTGTCCAAGTCTGAAGAGCTGTGCCAACAACAGTTACAGCAGATCTGTCGCCGCCTCGATACGATGGCTGCATATAAAGTTACCTCCAAGACCAACCCGCTTGGGCCTGATGTGGTCTGTGATGCCTTCTTCAAATCCGTAGAAGGCCTGGACATTGGTATTCGCTCCAAGCTGGTGCTGATGAAACTGTTTGACCGCCATGTAGTTTCGACCTTGTCGGAGCTGCTGCGTCAAAGCAACCAGCTGCTGGAAGAACTGGGAATCTCACCTGCCAGTGAAGCTCGCAAACCGGCTCCGCCAAAGCGTCCGGCTCCTCAACGCCCAGTGGGGGAAGGTGCTTTCCGGGAAGAGTTTGGATATGAAGCCGGAAATAGTCCTGGTTTCGGTGAAAGCGATGCTCAAAAGTCCAATTACGGTCGTCTGGTTGCTCAACTAAACTCGGTTCTGGCGCGCCAGAAAGGCGGCTCATTGCCTGCAGAAGGCGATGTAGTCAGTGGCAGAGCTTACGACCTGGAAGATGTTCTTGAGGCGGTTACGAGTATTCAACTCGAATCAATTGTCCAGGCTGATGGTGATCAGGAGCCTTCATTAGTTGAGGCGATCACTCAACAGCTTTATGCCACTCGAGGAGAGGCGAGCCTGTCACCGCGAGACCAGGGAGTGATCCATCTGGTTGATAATATGTTTAAGCGGGTGCGTATCGATCATGGTCTGGCATCATCTATTGAACCAGAGATGCGTGGCCTTGAAATGGCCATTATGAAAGTGGCGTTGAAGGATCCAACGTTTTTTGACAAAGAACGCCACCCGGCTCGACGTCTGATCAACGAAGTTGCTCAGGCATCTATTGGGTTTGATCCCCAAGAGAAGCTGGAAAAAGATCCTCTCTATCAAAAAATTCATGATGTTTTGCAGCAGCTGCAAAGTGCGGCAGGTGATGATACAACGCTGACTCGCCTGCTGACCGACTTTATTGCCTTTGTAGATAAAGAACGTCGCCGCAGTGCCAGCAAAGAACGACGCCTGATGGAAGAAGAGGCGGCTCGCGCCCGCTTGAACTTCTCCCATCTCGCTGTAAAACGCGAATTGGAAAGCCGCTTGCTGGGTCTTGAGCTTCCAAAAATTACCCTGACATTTGTTGAGCAGGCTTGGGGCAACGTGCTGTTCCTGTCTCACCTGCGCGATGGCCCCAGTTCAGATTCCTGGCGCGCTTCTCTGCATATCCTTGATGAAGTGATTGATCTGTCTGTGCTCGGTCACGAAGCCTTCAGCCTTCGTCAGGCCATGCAATTGCTGGAAAGTGTTCGCGGCAAGCTGGACGAAGTTGCCCTGGACCCTTACCAGGCAGAACATCTGGTTCGCGGAATGGAGCAACTGCTTCAGGCGGGTGTCGCAGGATCTATTAACAAATTAGAGCGGCAGCGGGTTGATACGGTCTCCCCGAGTATCCCTGGTGAAGTGGATGCAGAACAGGACGATGTTGCTGACCAGGATGTCGATGAAGCCCACCTCCATGATATCGAGTCCATTGAGCGCGGTACCTGGGTGCAATTCAAGACCCCGGAGCAGGGCTCCAGGCGTGCTCGTTTTGCAGGCCTTGTTGGGCCCGGAGAGCGCCTGTTGTTCGTAAACCGCACCGGTGACAAAGTTGCAGAAGGAAGCCGCCAGCGTATGGCGGTTGAGCTGAAAAACCAGAATCTGATTTTGCTGGATAACTCACCGATGTTTGACAGGGCGCTGGCTGGTATTGTCAAAGACATTCGGGACGGCAAGAACCCGGCCAACCCTTCCTGA
- the ampD gene encoding 1,6-anhydro-N-acetylmuramyl-L-alanine amidase AmpD gives MKIDDNGWLTGVRQVPSPNFNERPQSCAIDLLVIHNISLPPGQFGGGFIEKFFSNCLIPTEHSYFEEIADLQVSSHLLIDRQGEITQFVSFDQRAWHAGASEFDGRANCNDFSIGIELEGTDEEPYTEEQYECLTSVSRLLLKHYPKMSVERITGHSDIAPGRKTDPGPSFDWQKYNNMLGV, from the coding sequence CTGAAAATTGATGACAACGGTTGGTTAACCGGCGTACGTCAGGTGCCATCCCCCAATTTCAATGAGCGTCCGCAAAGTTGCGCTATTGACCTGCTGGTGATTCATAACATCAGCTTGCCGCCAGGACAATTTGGCGGAGGATTCATCGAAAAGTTTTTTTCCAACTGCCTCATACCTACAGAGCACAGTTATTTTGAGGAGATTGCTGACCTTCAGGTTTCTTCTCATCTGCTGATAGACCGCCAGGGAGAAATAACGCAGTTCGTCTCTTTTGATCAGCGCGCCTGGCATGCCGGAGCCTCGGAGTTTGATGGCCGGGCTAATTGCAATGACTTTTCTATTGGCATAGAGCTTGAGGGAACTGATGAAGAGCCGTACACAGAAGAACAATACGAGTGCCTGACGTCAGTAAGTCGTCTGTTGTTAAAGCACTATCCTAAAATGTCAGTAGAGCGAATTACAGGCCATAGTGACATTGCTCCAGGGCGAAAAACTGACCCCGGACCATCTTTTGACTGGCAAAAATATAACAATATGTTGGGAGTCTAA